From Canis lupus baileyi chromosome 16, mCanLup2.hap1, whole genome shotgun sequence:
GACGCCAGGTCTTCTGCTTCCTGGGGAAACTGCTCCACACCCCGACCCTACACCTCAGAGCGGCTGGAGTCTGGGTCCTTGCAGACTCCAGCAGCCCAAATCCTTCCCTGTAGCTCGGCGGGAGGTAGTGGTGGCCTTtgcaggggaagggaggcttGGCCTGGGGATTCTGGGGAAGAGGCTTGAACCAGGGGCTTCGGAGCCCAGCCGCACCCCAGCTGTGCCAAGCTCACAAAGGTGGTAAATAAAGGGTGGGACgcaggcgggggaggggcgcgcaGTTGCTAACAATGGGGGCGTCACCGGGCTCCCTGAACATTTCGGTTTCTCTGGCGAGACCGAGCGCCCCACTGGCTTGGGTCTCTGCTCCGCAGAGTATCATGTCCAGGCTttgcctctcccttttttttatttttacctggcAACCGTCGTGGTTGTTGGGCCAGGCAGCTCCGCTTCCCGCGTGGGCCCGTCGGACCTCCGGCCCTCGGAGATCCCCGGAACCCCCGGAACCCCCGGAACCCTGGTCTTCGCACTCTTCTGAACTCCTGCATGAATCGCTCCAGGCACTTACCCACCCCGCAGAGGCGGGGGGGGGCTTTAATAACTTGAGGTCCTCTGCTCCAGCCCAGATATCGGCCCCGCCTAAGCAGTTGACTGAGACTTTGGTTCCATTCCTGGACACGGATTCAAATGGTGAGCTGCCCCCAGAGACAGATCAGTATCTGAATGACAAGCCAACCCTGCACGAAAGGCTCTTACAAGTGGTTCCAGCGTTGGGTGATGAGAATCAGGCCATAGTTCTACCTCCTCCactcaaaagtaagatgaaaacTGGAGATGAGCCAGAAGATCACCAGTCATTGGAAATACTTGCTCCACCTCTGGACAGTCAGGGTTTAAACcaaagaaagttttttgtttcatcCCCAAACCTGGACAAAGATCTAGTTCAGCATCGAAGGCTTGCCAAAGTTGTTATTGGAACTCCAAACCAATTTGCAAATAAAGAGCTCCTAGAACAACTGCAGGACGATTATTCAGATTCTGGTATGGATATCATATACCCTGAGGAAAACCGACCAATGGATTTCCCAGGGGGACCAGATCAACCCCCAGAGCTCCCTGAGGAGCTTGAAATTTCTTCACTCCTGCAGGAGACCCCTGCAGGACCTCTCCAGTCCACTGTAGAGGAACCTGAACCTTTTGTGCCTGGAGTGGAGGCCCAGGCCAAGCATCCAGAGTCCCCTGAAGAGACAGAAACACCTCCACTTCTTCAGGACGCTCTATCTCAGCCTCCAGAGATCCTTAAGGAAGCTGGAAATTCTGTAAGCCCACAGGAGGCCCCAGCTGAACCTTCAAGTACCCCTGAAGTCCAACAGGAAGCCTCAGCTCAACCTACAGAGGCACCTGAGGAAGTAGAACCTTGGACCCCTCAGGAGGCCCCAGCTCAGCCACCAGAGGAGAAGGTACCACCTCAGGAGGTAAATGTGCCATCTCTGAGTCAGAATGAAGCTCAGCGGCCAAAATTACACAATGTCACTGTTAAACCTGTAGATTTGGCACTTACTGTAACTGTGACTCAGCCTCCACAGCACCCCAAGAAGGCTGAGCCTGCAATCCTGCAAGAACAACCAGCTCAGCCACCAGAGCTGTCTTTGGGGGAGGTGGAACCTATTCCAACCCAGCAGGAGCACCCAGCTCAACCTCTAGAGCATCATGAGGTGAAAGTTGCACCTCCAGGTCACCATCAGGTTCAACAGTTAAACCTGCCCAATATCACTGTTAAACCTGCAGGCGTGCAGGTTACTGTAACACCAGAACCCACTACAGAGGTGGGACCTTTGCCAGTTCAACGTGAGTCTGTCACTCAGCCCTCTGTGCCCCTTAATGTGGAACCTTTTGCAACCCAGCATGAAGCCCCAACTCTGCCTCCACAGTCCCCTGAGGAGAATGAACATTTGTCATTTCAACAGGAGACTCCAACTGAGTCCCCAGAATCTCCCACACAGGAGAAACCTCCAACACAGCAGGAGACCCCTGTTCAGACCCCTGGAGAGGTTAAACCTTCCACAACCCAGCAGGACACCCTGGCTCAGGATTCACAGGCTCCTGAGGAGGGTGAATCACCTTCAAcccaggaggaggccctggcTCAACTTCCAGGGACTCAGGAAGAGAAGGAACCTTCTCCACCCCAGCAGGAGGCCCCTGCTGAGCTTCCACAAATCCCTGAGGAGGGTGAACCTTCCTCAATACAGGAGGAGAGCCAGGATCATCATGCACAGACTCCTGAGAAAGCTAAACCTTCTTCAACCCAGCAGGAGGCCCCAACCCAGTATCCACAGGCCTCTGAGGAGGGAGAACCATCTCCAGCTCAGGAAGAGGCTCCCACTCAATTTCCACAAATTCTTGTGAAGAGTGGGTTTCCAGAACAACATCCAGCCCCTGCTGAAAATGTTGAACCTTATCCAGATCAGCAGGGAGTACCAACACAGACTGGAGATCTTCCTGAAGAAACTGAACTTTCTCCAAGCCAGCAGTGGAGCTCATCTCTGCCTCAGATGCCTGTCGTAGGTGTAGAACCTTCTCCAGTCCAGCCTGAGCACCAGGCTCAGCCTCCAGAGTCCTCTACAGATATTGTAGCTCAGCCTCCAGTACATCATGAGGTGACATCCTCACGTCTAGGTCCTGGTGAAGCTCAGCATCCAATGTTGCCCAATATCACAGCAAAACCTGTAGATCTGGAGGTTTTCATAACTCCAGTGCCCACTAAGTTTGAACATGCtccagggcagcaggaggcctCTGCTCAAGCTCCAGTTCCCCCTGAGCAGGTTGAATTTTCTCCAGCCCAGTCCGAGCTTCTTTTCCAGTCTCCAGAGACCCTTGAAGATGAATTTCCTCCAGGCCAACAAGAACTCATAGTAAAGACTCCAGACCCTCCTAAGGAGATGGAACCTACTTCAGCCCAACAGGAGGCCCCAGCTGAGCCATCAGAGCCCCATAAGGAGATTGAACCATCTTCAAATGAGTACACAGTCTCAGCTCATTCTCCAGGGCCCACTGAAGACGTCAAGCCTCCAACCCAACCAGAGGTTCCAGCTCAGCCTCCTGTTCCCCAGCAGGTCCCAGCTATATCTCCTGAGCCCCGACAGGAGGTAGAGCCTTCTGCCACACAACAGGAATCCCCAGCCCAGTCTTTAGAACTTGCTGACAAAGTGGAACCTCTTCCAGTCTCTCAAAAGACCCCTTCTCAGCTTCTACAGTTTCCTGAGAAGGTGGAATCCTCTCCAGTCCTGCAAGAAGCTCCATCTCTACCTCTAGAGCCCCTTAAGGAGGTAGAACTTTCTCCAGCCCAACAGGTGGCACAGACTCAGCCTTCAGAGCTCCCTGAGAAGCTAGAGTCATTTCCAATTCTGCAGCAGGCTTCAACTCAGTCTCCAGAGCCCCATCAAGAGTCAGAACCTTCTCCAGCTCAGCCTCCAGAGCCATCTAAGGAGGTTGAACCACAACTTCCAGTCCATAACGAGATGACAGTTCCACCTCAAGGACAAGATCAAGCTCAGCGTTCAAGCTTGCCCAGTGTCACTGCTAAACCTGTTGACTTGGAGTTTACTGTACCTCCAGAGCCTTCTACAACCCTGCAGCAGACTCTAGCTCCTCCAGAGGATCCAGAGGTGACACTTCCACATCCAGAACATGTTGAGGCTCAGAGTCCAAATTTGTCTGAAGTCACAGTTCAACCTTTAGATCTGGAGCTTACCATAACACCAGAACCCATTACAGAGGTTGAAACTTCAACCATGCAAGAGACTCCAGGTCCTCCTTTAGAGCCACCTGACGAGTCTGTAATGCAGCCTCCCATGTATCGGGAGGTGACAGTTCCAACTCCAGGTCAGGATCAAGCTCGGCATCTATTGTTACCCAATGTAACGGTTCAGCCTTTGGACTTGGAGCTTACCCTAACTCCAGAACCCACCACAAAAGTTGAACATTCTACAACCGTGAGTAAAACTACTGTTCCTCCAAAGGACATGGAAGTGACATTTGCACATCAAGAGCAGGTTCAAGCTCAGCATCCAATCTTGACTGAAGTCACAGTTCAGCCTTTGGACCTGGGGCTTACCATAACTTCAGAATTCACTAAGGAGATTGAACTTCCTCAACCTATGCAGGAGACTCCAATCCAGCTTCCAGAGCCACCTAAGGAGGTTACTGTAGCTCAATCTCCAGTATATCAGGAGGAGACCATTCCAACACCAGGTTGGGATCAAATTCAGCATCCATCATCACCCAGTGTAACAGTTCAACCTTTGGACCTGGAGCTTACTGTAAGTCCAGAACCCACTACAGAAGTTGAACATTCTACAGCCCTGAAAAAGACTATAGCTCCTCCAAAAGACGTGGAGGTGACATTTGCACATCTCGAGCAGGTTCTGTCTCGCCGTCCAAACTTGACTAAGGTCACAGTTCAACCTTTGGACCTGGAACTTACCATAACTCCAGCATCCACTACAGAGATTGAACCTTCTCCAACCATGCCTCTAGAGCTGCCTAAGGAACTTGTAGCTCAACCTTCCATATATCAAGAGGCAGCAGTTCCAACGTCAGCTCAGGATCAAGCTCAGCACCTGTGGTCACCAAATGTGACAACACAACCTTTGGCCCTAGAGCTTACCATAAGTCCAAAACCCACTACAGAGGTTGAACAGTCTACAACTCTGCATCAGACTACAGCTCCTCCAAAGGACCTTGAGGTGACATTTCCACCATCAGAGCAGGTTCAGGTTCAGCATTCAACCTTAAATAAAGTCAAAGTTAAACCTTTGGACTTGGGGCTTACCATAACTCCAGAACCTACTACAGAGACCAAACCTTCTCCAACCATGCAAGAGACCCCAACTCAGCCTCCAGAGCCACCTAAGGAGGTTGTAGTTCAATATCCATTCCATCAGGAGGGGACAGTTCCAACCCTAGGTCAGGATCAAGCTCCGTATCCAACTTTACCCAGTGTCACAGTTCATCCTGTGGACATGGGACTTACCATAACTTCAGAACCTACTACCCAGGTTGAAGGTTCTACAACCACCAAGACTACAACTCCCCCTCCAAAGGACCTTGAGATGACGCTTGCGCATCTCGAGCAGATTCAGAGGCAACATCCAAACCTGACTGAAGTCACTGTTCCACCTATGGACCTGGAAATTACTGTAACTGCAGGATCCAATATGGAAGTTGAACCTTCTCCAGCCAGGCAAGAGACCCCAACTCAGCCTCCAGAGCCACCTAAGGAGGTTAAAGTTCAATATCCATTTCATCAGGAAGTGATGAGTCCAACTCCAAGTAAGGGTGAAGTCCAGCATCCAGAATCACCCAGCATCACATTTCATAATGGGGGCTTGGGGCTTACCATTACTCCAGAACCTATTACAGAGGCTAAACATTCTGCAACCACGAAGAAGACTACAGCTCCTTCTCCAGCGGACCTTGAGGTGACACTTGCACATCGAGAGCGTGTTCAGAGTCAACAGCCAAACCTGACTAAAGTCACTGTTCCACCTATGGACTTGGAAATTACTGTAAGTCACCAACCAGAGTCATCTGAGTCGGTTCTCCCCCCAACGACTCAGCCCTCAGTGGTGCATTTTGCAAAATACTTCCCAGAAAAGGCATATACAACTTTCACTGAGCAGCCAGAACAGAGTGTTACCACAAATGTCAACATATGTGAGCTCTGTACCTGCAAAGATGAGACGCTATCGTGTACTGGTTTCAGCCCAAAGCAGAGGCTCCGCAGAGTGCCTGTGCCAGAGCCCAACACGGACAACAACACCTTCACCATCTTGTAAGAAttgccttttctcatttgttcccTGCCTCCTGCTTGACACAGCAGCCTTTCTTTGAGGTCTTCCTGGGCCTTCGTCATCTCCCCAACCATGTTGACTGACTCtctctttttaccttttctttgacAACTGTCCTtatcttcattttcctgtttGCTGTGGTTCCCACGTCTGCACTCGTTTACTTGTAATTGTCCTTATTCTTTATCCAGTTTTTTTAGCCCCATGATTTAATCGCTTAACCTCTACTCTCCCATCTTTATAGCAACATGTCCCTCTTTCCATCTCCTTGGTGATATACAAAAAAGTGGTTAAGAGTAGAGATTCCGGAattagactgcctgggtttgaattgagttctgtcacttattagcttttgattcaatttccttatctataaaatggggtaataGTTACTACCTTGTGGGATTATTGTGAGATTTGgtgagttaatacatataaaacacgTTTTCAGTGCCTCACATATATGtgagtgttagctattatttgaTTCCTCAGCTATGTTTAGAACTCATCTTTGTCCcttggttttctatatacagcacCCATTTTATGCCCCGCCCAGGACTCAGTACTGTGGCAGCCATGCAAGTATGGCATTGTCTTTAGAATATGAAATAAtaggtgggaagaaaggaaataggcaTAGAAAGACAGGTGACCTATAATTAAGTACAGACTATAGGTTCTGTAAGTCACCAGAATCTGTAATCAATGGAGTGTAGGGGTCAGAGAAAGCTGCATGGATAAGCTAAAACTTCAGCTGAGATTTAGAGTGGCTATGATTTGTTAAATACAGCAAGAATAGGGAGTATAGTCTAAGCAAAGGCACAGCTGCGAGAATGATCAGGAATTAAGAattagcttagaaaaaaaaaagaattagcttaggagggcagccccagtggctcagcgatttattTAACGCTGcgttcagcccaaggcgtgatcctggagactcgggattaagtcccacatcggctccctccatggagcctgcttctccctctgcctgtgtctctgcctttctctctgtgtgtctgtcatgaataaataaataaaatctggaaaaaaaaaacattagcttAGGAAGCAGTGAAAGATACGGTTATGAATACCCTTGACTATCAGCTAGAAGGGTTTGAAAGTTATGCTGAGATATAGAGAGCCATTGAAAGTTTTCCAGAAAGACATATGTATCACTAAAACAAGAGGATTGTTTTCTATTCCCTATGTAGAGAGATCTAAAGAGGAAAGCTTGATCCAGGGAAACCAGAAAGAATGGTCTAGCAAAAGCTGGGAGTAAAGTGACAAGGGGCCAGAACAGAATGGCTGTGATAGGAGtagaaagaaaatcctgaaagcatcacagaggaagaagcaacaaGACTGCGTAACTGCTGAGGGGAGTAGTGGGCAGGGTGcatccagaaaagagaaaaatcaactaTAACTCTCAGAAATTTCTGTCCCGGATGAGCAGGTGGAAATACAGCAGTTGGGAAGGACAGCCAGTTGGAGGGAGATAAATTCAGGTTTAGGCATCTTTTATCAGGGAACATAAAGCAACCAGAAGGCATTTTGGTTGACTGGAAATGGCCACTAGGCAGATGATGGGCAGATGGCTATCTGTTTTGCCTTATTTCTGACTCccctgaaaaaaatgtgtatataaacgGAATggggggggattcctgggtggctcagcggtttggtgcctgccttcgtcccggggcgtgatcctggagtccagagatcgagtcctgcgtcgggctccctgcgtggagcctgcttctccctctgcctgtgtctctgccgcttcctctctctctctctctctctctctctggtctctcatgaataaataacaccTTAACAAATGAATAGGTAAGTTGTTGCTGAGGGAAGAAGATAAGTTAAAGGTAAGATTCAGTCATATACAGAATTAGTGATTAAAACTGAACTCAGGCATTTCATAGCTTTTTTGAAATACTTGCAATTCATGgatacattctcatttttttttaatgtcacaagCATATAGGATAAAATGTGAAAATCCCACCCAACCCCCCCTACCACCCATAAGATAACTCCTGTTACCATTTTGGTGTCTGTCCTTCCCATCACTTTCCTTTGCAATTTTCCCCTAATCAGGTAATACTTTTTGTTCCTTGCTCAGTAATTTGTTGCTTTTCCCTATGTAACATGTCTAAGAAATCTCTCCATATTAGTTCCTCTCATTTCTAACTTCTCCTAACAGCTGGACAGATTTCAAAAGAAGTCACTGGGCCAAAGCTTTGGTGTTCCTGGCATAGGATTTCTTTACCTTTGTTTCCTGGCATAGGATTTctttacctttgttttctttacctttgtttgatactttttttttgccatttttcggttcaattattttctcattgatttaCAGAAAGAACCATTTTAGACACATAGAGGTGATTTGgagaaaaataccatattcaTAAAGTAATTAACTGGCATTATCTATCCAAGAAATTAGACAAATAGGAAGTTCCGGTTCTAAGGAGATGGCTTGTTTACACCAATGGCCCCACATTTCTTTATTAATTGTGCAAACTGGGATGCTGATAGCTATGGATATTAAGAAGCTGGTATTTTCTGCATTTGCATATTCCCCCAAGGTTGCCTATGATTCTTTACTTattctgttcattcttttcctAACTAGTCAAGGATCTGAACTGTGTTTCTTCACAGAAATTTCCAAGGAAACGCTATTTCTTACATTGAGGAGAATACATGGAAGCCATACCGTTGGACTGAGAAATTGTGAGTATATTTTCTCCGAATACGAATACAAAACACTGCATCCTGAGATCCTTCTTAGTCAAAAATTTTGAAGTCAGTATCTTGGAGGAAAGGTATTTCCCCCTCCATATCCCAAATCAACCTCTATTGATGGCAATTCTATGTTTATCTTGAAAATTGAATTTGACAGGCTCTCTTTAAAATTTAGAGTCAATCTAAACTTATTTTCCATTATATAGGAATACATGATTATATcctcaatatataaaaatgaaagaatagataaaGTGAACATCTTCTTTGTGTTCTGATCCCCTACCACTGAGATAGCCACTATCTGGATTTAGTATATATCCTTCCAGATCTTTTTCCATGCATTTgtctacatacatatttatagacAACAAAATAGGTTTGTTGTGGGATTTTCttaccttgtttttgtttttgtttttatataaatgataactTCCTACAACTTGATTCTTTTGCTTATGCTTATGCTTATAAATGaatcttttgattcttttatcttatgtcttagatttcttttcttttagtgtaTAGATAGGGGGTTACCCCATTCATGT
This genomic window contains:
- the LOC140607059 gene encoding uncharacterized protein isoform X3, which translates into the protein MGASPGSLNISVSLARPSAPLAWVSAPQSIMSRLCLSLFFIFTWQPSWLLGQAAPLPAWARRTSGPRRSPEPPEPPEPWSSHSSELLHESLQALTHPAEAGGGFNNLRSSAPAQISAPPKQLTETLVPFLDTDSNGELPPETDQYLNDKPTLHERLLQVVPALGDENQAIVLPPPLKSKMKTGDEPEDHQSLEILAPPLDSQGLNQRKFFVSSPNLDKDLVQHRRLAKVVIGTPNQFANKELLEQLQDDYSDSGMDIIYPEENRPMDFPGGPDQPPELPEELEISSLLQETPAGPLQSTVEEPEPFVPGVEAQAKHPESPEETETPPLLQDALSQPPEILKEAGNSVSPQEAPAEPSSTPEVQQEASAQPTEAPEEVEPWTPQEAPAQPPEEKVPPQEVNVPSLSQNEAQRPKLHNVTVKPVDLALTVTVTQPPQHPKKAEPAILQEQPAQPPELSLGEVEPIPTQQEHPAQPLEHHEVKVAPPGHHQVQQLNLPNITVKPAGVQVTVTPEPTTEVGPLPVQRESVTQPSVPLNVEPFATQHEAPTLPPQSPEENEHLSFQQETPTESPESPTQEKPPTQQETPVQTPGEVKPSTTQQDTLAQDSQAPEEGESPSTQEEALAQLPGTQEEKEPSPPQQEAPAELPQIPEEGEPSSIQEESQDHHAQTPEKAKPSSTQQEAPTQYPQASEEGEPSPAQEEAPTQFPQILVKSGFPEQHPAPAENVEPYPDQQGVPTQTGDLPEETELSPSQQWSSSLPQMPVVGVEPSPVQPEHQAQPPESSTDIVAQPPVHHEVTSSRLGPGEAQHPMLPNITAKPVDLEVFITPVPTKFEHAPGQQEASAQAPVPPEQVEFSPAQSELLFQSPETLEDEFPPGQQELIVKTPDPPKEMEPTSAQQEAPAEPSEPHKEIEPSSNEYTVSAHSPGPTEDVKPPTQPEVPAQPPVPQQVPAISPEPRQEVEPSATQQESPAQSLELADKVEPLPVSQKTPSQLLQFPEKVESSPVLQEAPSLPLEPLKEVELSPAQQVAQTQPSELPEKLESFPILQQASTQSPEPHQESEPSPAQPPEPSKEVEPQLPVHNEMTVPPQGQDQAQRSSLPSVTAKPVDLEFTVPPEPSTTLQQTLAPPEDPEVTLPHPEHVEAQSPNLSEVTVQPLDLELTITPEPITEVETSTMQETPGPPLEPPDESVMQPPMYREVTVPTPGQDQARHLLLPNVTVQPLDLELTLTPEPTTKVEHSTTVSKTTVPPKDMEVTFAHQEQVQAQHPILTEVTVQPLDLGLTITSEFTKEIELPQPMQETPIQLPEPPKEVTVAQSPVYQEETIPTPGWDQIQHPSSPSVTVQPLDLELTVSPEPTTEVEHSTALKKTIAPPKDVEVTFAHLEQVLSRRPNLTKVTVQPLDLELTITPASTTEIEPSPTMPLELPKELVAQPSIYQEAAVPTSAQDQAQHLWSPNVTTQPLALELTISPKPTTEVEQSTTLHQTTAPPKDLEVTFPPSEQVQVQHSTLNKVKVKPLDLGLTITPEPTTETKPSPTMQETPTQPPEPPKEVVVQYPFHQEGTVPTLGQDQAPYPTLPSVTVHPVDMGLTITSEPTTQVEGSTTTKTTTPPPKDLEMTLAHLEQIQRQHPNLTEVTVPPMDLEITVTAGSNMEVEPSPARQETPTQPPEPPKEVKVQYPFHQEVMSPTPSKGEVQHPESPSITFHNGGLGLTITPEPITEAKHSATTKKTTAPSPADLEVTLAHRERVQSQQPNLTKVTVPPMDLEITVSHQPESSESVLPPTTQPSVVHFAKYFPEKAYTTFTEQPEQSVTTNVNICELCTCKDETLSCTGFSPKQRLRRVPVPEPNTDNNTFTILNFQGNAISYIEENTWKPYRWTEKLILSENYLTELHKDSFEGLLSLQYLILSHNPLTTVEDSYLFKLPALKYLDMGTTQVSLSTIESILMMTLELEKLILPSRMSCCLCQLKNNIEVVCKTVKLHCDGECLTNATRCDEKASIMNVEGSFMKVLKARKKSTSTELTIEPEKASSDKNGIGLSAFMNEQLDFNDESDVISALNYILPYFSEGNVEDVESTLLPFIKTLFSNVQDGDKPVGYLKNNTKSPSLEPGPNNSTYKNKLRKLSFLENLLDAEIQEKIDEVKKKEKTAMLIPPGILGPKFKKLETAQGQEKTLPKSKNLRKRWFRKNSVLKGPKDPQKRHYKEVDVQSTQGKQSAQSFVKNMAKERRLSGPSPRELEELHMAQRPRKLVGNSVHTESSFIKEHKAAASSFPKQNIMGKPSASTAPKSLPKVKTKSEDSTYPIVVLEDANARVREMEASRPVSHSGKKYIFHKIRSRIVQRTPKTKKSKKFRKKNSLSNRLMPAQRPPLPAVRSLIDSPSQEAISSSEKRIQENPFPELFTLSEPSKENTTVENTTAQNASEEIISPGSTTVSEQTPPEFTNRRNLSNTYSTTTRDNFVPTVKQTNETQWEYHNLVTDLPPKPTGFSVAKLSSAGDLFEIQLNQQLRSLIPNNDVRRLISHVIRTLKMDCSETNVQLACAKLISRTGLLMKLLSEQQEVKVSKAEWDTDQWKTENYINESTEAQSEQKEQKSSEPTKEVPGYGYNNKLILAISVTVVVMILIIVFCLIEIYSHRAAPVEDEEGGSRLFFNSLLHKRCSIQRENQGFFWRRRPLWLRDMYRPLNATRKKNMAQKLHDRDSSDEDEIFNKEPGEKGGAPVEKPRAADSAAEDLGEESDSELRTVIVLK
- the LOC140607059 gene encoding uncharacterized protein isoform X2, with product MGASPGSLNISVSLARPSAPLAWVSAPQSIMSRLCLSLFFIFTWQPSWLLGQAAPLPAWARRTSGPRRSPEPPEPPEPWSSHSSELLHESLQALTHPAEAGGGFNNLRSSAPAQISAPPKQLTETLVPFLDTDSNGELPPETDQYLNDKPTLHERLLQVVPALGDENQAIVLPPPLKSKMKTGDEPEDHQSLEILAPPLDSQGLNQRKFFVSSPNLDKDLVQHRRLAKVVIGTPNQFANKELLEQLQDDYSDSGMDIIYPEENRPMDFPGGPDQPPELPEELEISSLLQETPAGPLQSTVEEPEPFVPGVEAQAKHPESPEETETPPLLQDALSQPPEILKEAGNSVSPQEAPAEPSSTPEVQQEASAQPTEAPEEVEPWTPQEAPAQPPEEKVPPQEVNVPSLSQNEAQRPKLHNVTVKPVDLALTVTVTQPPQHPKKAEPAILQEQPAQPPELSLGEVEPIPTQQEHPAQPLEHHEVKVAPPGHHQVQQLNLPNITVKPAGVQVTVTPEPTTEVGPLPVQRESVTQPSVPLNVEPFATQHEAPTLPPQSPEENEHLSFQQETPTESPESPTQEKPPTQQETPVQTPGEVKPSTTQQDTLAQDSQAPEEGESPSTQEEALAQLPGTQEEKEPSPPQQEAPAELPQIPEEGEPSSIQEESQDHHAQTPEKAKPSSTQQEAPTQYPQASEEGEPSPAQEEAPTQFPQILVKSGFPEQHPAPAENVEPYPDQQGVPTQTGDLPEETELSPSQQWSSSLPQMPVVGVEPSPVQPEHQAQPPESSTDIVAQPPVHHEVTSSRLGPGEAQHPMLPNITAKPVDLEVFITPVPTKFEHAPGQQEASAQAPVPPEQVEFSPAQSELLFQSPETLEDEFPPGQQELIVKTPDPPKEMEPTSAQQEAPAEPSEPHKEIEPSSNEYTVSAHSPGPTEDVKPPTQPEVPAQPPVPQQVPAISPEPRQEVEPSATQQESPAQSLELADKVEPLPVSQKTPSQLLQFPEKVESSPVLQEAPSLPLEPLKEVELSPAQQVAQTQPSELPEKLESFPILQQASTQSPEPHQESEPSPAQPPEPSKEVEPQLPVHNEMTVPPQGQDQAQRSSLPSVTAKPVDLEFTVPPEPSTTLQQTLAPPEDPEVTLPHPEHVEAQSPNLSEVTVQPLDLELTITPEPITEVETSTMQETPGPPLEPPDESVMQPPMYREVTVPTPGQDQARHLLLPNVTVQPLDLELTLTPEPTTKVEHSTTVSKTTVPPKDMEVTFAHQEQVQAQHPILTEVTVQPLDLGLTITSEFTKEIELPQPMQETPIQLPEPPKEVTVAQSPVYQEETIPTPGWDQIQHPSSPSVTVQPLDLELTVSPEPTTEVEHSTALKKTIAPPKDVEVTFAHLEQVLSRRPNLTKVTVQPLDLELTITPASTTEIEPSPTMPLELPKELVAQPSIYQEAAVPTSAQDQAQHLWSPNVTTQPLALELTISPKPTTEVEQSTTLHQTTAPPKDLEVTFPPSEQVQVQHSTLNKVKVKPLDLGLTITPEPTTETKPSPTMQETPTQPPEPPKEVVVQYPFHQEGTVPTLGQDQAPYPTLPSVTVHPVDMGLTITSEPTTQVEGSTTTKTTTPPPKDLEMTLAHLEQIQRQHPNLTEVTVPPMDLEITVTAGSNMEVEPSPARQETPTQPPEPPKEVKVQYPFHQEVMSPTPSKGEVQHPESPSITFHNGGLGLTITPEPITEAKHSATTKKTTAPSPADLEVTLAHRERVQSQQPNLTKVTVPPMDLEITVSHQPESSESVLPPTTQPSVVHFAKYFPEKAYTTFTEQPEQSVTTNVNICELCTCKDETLSCTGFSPKQRLRRVPVPEPNTDNNTFTILNFQGNAISYIEENTWKPYRWTEKLILSENYLTELHKDSFEGLLSLQYLDLSCNKIQSIERRTFEPLPFLKFINVSCNVLTAVSFGTFQAWHGMQFLHKLILSHNPLTTVEDSYLFKLPALKYLDMGTTQVSLSTIESILMMTLELEKLILPSRMSCCLCQLKNNIEVVCKTVKLHCDGECLTNATRCDEKASIMNVEGSFMKVLKARKKSTSTELTIEPEKASSDKNGIGLSAFMNEQLDFNDESDVISALNYILPYFSEGNVEDVESTLLPFIKTLFSNVQDGDKPVGYLKNNTKSPSLEPGPNNSTYKNKLRKLSFLENLLDAEIQEKIDEVKKKEKTAMLIPPGILGPKFKKLETAQGQEKTLPKSKNLRKRWFRKNSVLKGPKDPQKRHYKEVDVQSTQGKQSAQSFVKNMAKERRLSGPSPRELEELHMAQRPRKLVGNSVHTESSFIKEHKAAASSFPKQNIMGKPSASTAPKSLPKVKTKSEDSTYPIVVLEDANARVREMEASRPVSHSGKKYIFHKIRSRIVQRTPKTKKSKKFRKKNSLSNRLMPAQRPPLPAVRSLIDSPSQEAISSSEKRIQENPFPELFTLSEPSKENTTVENTTAQNASEEIISPGSTTVSEQTPPEFTNRRNLSNTYSTTTRDNFVPTVKQTNETQWEYHNLVTDLPPKPTGFSVAKLSSAGDLFEIQLNQQLRSLIPNNDVRRLISHVIRTLKMDCSETNVQLACAKLISRTGLLMKLLSEQQEVKVSKAEWDTDQWKTENYINESTEAQSEQKEQKSSEIYSHRAAPVEDEEGGSRLFFNSLLHKRCSIQRENQGFFWRRRPLWLRDMYRPLNATRKKNMAQKLHDRDSSDEDEIFNKEPGEKGGAPVEKPRAADSAAEDLGEESDSELRTVIVLK